A region from the Sphingopyxis lindanitolerans genome encodes:
- a CDS encoding acyl-CoA dehydrogenase, with translation MALADPQRIEALDPFDPLQLADQLSEEERMIQGAARAYAEGELLPRVTSAFLEERFDRAIMSEMGALGLLGATIDPAYGGAGLNYVSYGLIAREVERIDSGYRSACSVQSSLVIHPINAYGSDEQKRKFLPGLISGELVGCFGLTEPDAGSDPGGMRTRAEKIAGGYRLKGAKMWITNAPIADVFVVWAKSDAHDGAIRGFLLEKGMKGLSAPKIEGKVSLRASITGEIVMDGVEVGEDALLPHVSGLKGPFGCLNRARYGIGWGAMGAAEFCYEAARGYTLERKQFGRPLAANQIVQLKLANMLTDIAMGLQAALRVGRLIDDGRLIPDAISLLKRNNCGKALDIARVARDMHGGNGISADYHVIRHAVNLETVNTYEGTHDVHALILGRAITGISAFS, from the coding sequence GAGCTGCTGCCACGTGTCACCTCGGCCTTTCTCGAAGAGCGGTTCGACCGTGCGATCATGTCCGAAATGGGCGCGCTCGGCCTGCTCGGCGCGACGATCGATCCCGCATATGGCGGCGCCGGGCTGAACTATGTCAGCTATGGGCTGATCGCGCGCGAGGTCGAGCGGATCGATTCGGGCTATCGGTCGGCCTGCTCGGTGCAAAGCTCGCTCGTGATCCATCCGATCAACGCCTATGGCAGCGACGAACAGAAGCGCAAATTTCTGCCCGGCCTGATCTCGGGCGAGCTTGTCGGCTGCTTCGGCCTCACCGAACCCGACGCCGGCAGCGATCCGGGCGGGATGCGCACCCGCGCCGAAAAGATCGCGGGCGGCTATCGCCTCAAGGGCGCGAAGATGTGGATCACCAATGCGCCGATCGCCGACGTTTTCGTCGTCTGGGCGAAATCCGACGCGCATGACGGCGCGATCCGCGGTTTCCTGCTCGAAAAGGGCATGAAGGGACTGTCGGCGCCGAAGATCGAGGGCAAGGTGAGCCTGCGTGCCTCGATCACCGGCGAGATCGTGATGGACGGGGTCGAGGTCGGCGAGGATGCGCTGCTGCCGCATGTGTCGGGGCTGAAAGGGCCGTTCGGTTGCCTCAACCGCGCGCGCTACGGCATCGGCTGGGGCGCGATGGGCGCGGCCGAATTCTGCTATGAAGCGGCGCGCGGCTACACGCTCGAGCGCAAGCAGTTCGGGCGCCCGCTCGCGGCGAATCAGATCGTCCAACTCAAGCTCGCCAACATGCTCACCGACATCGCGATGGGCTTGCAGGCCGCGCTGCGCGTCGGGCGCCTCATCGACGATGGCCGCCTGATTCCCGATGCGATCAGCCTGCTCAAGCGCAACAATTGCGGCAAGGCGCTCGATATCGCGCGCGTCGCACGCGACATGCACGGCGGCAACGGCATTTCGGCCGATTATCATGTCATCCGTCACGCGGTGAACCTGGAGACGGTGAACACCTATGAGGGCACGCACGACGTCCATGCGCTGATCCTCGGCCGCGCGATCACCGGCATCAGCGCTTTTTCCTGA